A genomic segment from Saprospiraceae bacterium encodes:
- a CDS encoding HYR domain-containing protein, whose translation MSKLFYPKQLSIWSQALSLFQMKKMIAVLLLTWAAMQQADAQCLDLTKTLIGVAPASSGVVGNIDVTYHLHLRNTCPITTSVDVFDEPSLPSNLGIAFIRVVGTPQIVSATDPMNAGTINPGYTGIAPNHNLTDGSGVFFNIPVGYSEVTYSVTYEVNPRIPGAPSPLNNQFSVSHGPGAPETIINSNIVSIPDCWTNCQLACNNQVQISVNSVCEAQILAAMILEGEYSDCADLGFFEVTIYDGNKKVNLPLDQSYLNKKLKVNVRNVVCNNNCWGYMILEDKTPPALNCRVRDTISCAANTSPQALGFPVNTSFVDQSVYPYIVRHIDSCGIVYLTYQDSLVKYDCSNDSLSATIYRKWCARDPGGFTACCIDTIDLRRGTLADITLPRHYDGQPGNLPMLKCDGNWTKLSNGFPDTSPSGTGSPSGVFCGNIQYDFTDDTLQVCKGTYKLLRRWIILDWCNPSFRIDWIQQIKVVDDQPPIVTCPKNYTVNTNPWSCTGSLILPVPLDWTPTTAIDSNTIPLVIENCSGWTYYVKHLPATNPLDCTPIPGQGDTKNITKLADGRYRVDNMPLGCNWIYYVITDGCGNSTVCQFDIVVTDHTPPVAVCQQKTVISLGSNGKAIVPASVFDDRSHDNCGPVHFEVRRMDPGPCGTNTFKTEQEFCCADVSATVPVVVVLRVIDASGNSSECMIDAFIQDKLPPKITCPKNVAVICGTDLSNLNAFGVPTATDNCTVRLETRVSNNLSSCNVGTIVREFIAIDNGGLRDSCTQIITVYDNSPFSSNDIIWPADILLTGCTDSPDPSITGKPAYKNRDACNQPISSHSDLAFNYVEGVCYKILRTWTVIDWCTYNPAALPNPTGVWYHTQVIKINNTEAPNFTSSCENKQYCIQSDCSVNVLLEATASDKCTPQDELRWTYQLDINNDGVGIIAGTNNKFYYDLRQGVHRITWTVEDQCGNKSTCSYLITVVDCKQPTPYCLPGIVTVIMQNNGTVTIWAKDFNAGSSDNCTDKPDLRYSFSSDVNNISRVFTCADLANGKADTIEVMMFVTDLAGNQDFCRTNIILQDNQDACPDVPTFGNLGGAIRGYNQNPSPEVLVNVQSAGSPITSGNTNGSGSYVFSNLNMHKDYMLIPEFDKDPLNGISTKDIVKIQRHILGLEILDSPYKYIAADVNRSGSITARDVSELRKLILGIDNNFENNKSWNFVDANWAITPDNFASYKNHIQLNDFNQNAMNADFISVKTGDVTGEANTGLQNQNQVSRSNHNLVLEVGEANFDKNELIKIPIRSINNDFSLNGLQFAIQLDTRALELVAIESAGLEMDPSNYNVLGDGTIRLSWNGNQPKLISNMECLFYLVCQSKQVGQINYNSLRVIQEDYSAEAYTLDGDYEIAMVYRSGNNKVDESYELFQNIPNPFYSETNIYFRVPEEERVMIGFYDISGKMLKSYEIAAKKGINTLKVKSEEFNSNGVLYYKLDADRFSSTRKMIILK comes from the coding sequence ATGAGCAAATTATTTTACCCAAAGCAATTATCGATCTGGAGTCAGGCTTTAAGCTTGTTTCAGATGAAGAAAATGATTGCAGTCTTGCTGTTAACATGGGCAGCCATGCAGCAAGCCGATGCTCAGTGTTTAGATTTGACAAAAACATTGATTGGTGTTGCACCAGCTTCCAGTGGTGTTGTTGGTAACATTGATGTCACGTATCATTTGCATCTGAGAAACACATGTCCAATAACCACCAGTGTTGATGTTTTTGATGAGCCATCCTTACCATCAAATTTGGGCATTGCTTTTATTCGTGTAGTTGGAACACCTCAAATTGTTTCAGCAACAGATCCGATGAATGCAGGTACCATAAATCCTGGATATACGGGCATCGCTCCAAACCATAATTTGACCGATGGGTCAGGAGTGTTTTTTAATATTCCGGTTGGATATTCAGAAGTGACTTATAGTGTTACTTATGAAGTCAACCCACGAATTCCAGGTGCCCCATCTCCTTTAAACAATCAATTTAGTGTAAGTCATGGTCCGGGTGCACCTGAAACCATTATTAACTCTAACATTGTAAGCATTCCGGATTGTTGGACTAATTGTCAATTGGCTTGTAACAATCAGGTTCAAATTTCAGTAAACAGTGTTTGTGAAGCACAAATACTGGCTGCAATGATTTTGGAAGGGGAGTATTCTGATTGTGCAGATCTTGGATTTTTTGAAGTTACAATATATGATGGTAACAAAAAGGTTAATCTTCCTTTAGACCAATCGTATTTAAATAAGAAATTAAAAGTTAATGTACGGAATGTAGTATGCAATAATAACTGCTGGGGATATATGATTTTAGAAGATAAAACCCCACCAGCTTTAAATTGCCGGGTTCGCGATACCATCAGTTGTGCAGCAAATACATCACCACAAGCATTGGGATTTCCAGTCAATACATCCTTTGTGGATCAAAGTGTGTATCCTTACATAGTTCGTCACATAGACTCTTGTGGTATTGTTTACTTGACCTATCAAGATAGTCTGGTAAAATATGATTGTTCCAATGATTCACTGAGTGCTACCATCTATCGTAAATGGTGTGCAAGAGATCCAGGAGGCTTTACAGCTTGTTGTATTGATACCATTGATTTACGAAGAGGCACATTGGCTGATATTACTTTGCCTAGACATTACGATGGTCAGCCAGGTAACTTGCCAATGTTGAAATGTGATGGAAACTGGACGAAATTAAGCAATGGATTCCCGGACACCTCTCCATCTGGAACAGGAAGTCCCTCAGGAGTTTTTTGTGGTAACATTCAATATGATTTTACAGATGATACCTTACAAGTTTGTAAGGGAACTTATAAATTATTGCGCAGATGGATAATTTTAGATTGGTGTAATCCTTCGTTTAGAATTGATTGGATACAGCAAATCAAAGTAGTTGACGATCAACCACCTATAGTAACCTGTCCTAAAAATTATACAGTTAATACCAATCCATGGTCATGTACAGGATCTTTGATTTTACCTGTTCCGCTCGATTGGACGCCTACCACTGCGATAGATTCCAATACCATTCCTTTGGTGATTGAAAATTGTTCTGGTTGGACTTATTATGTTAAGCATTTACCTGCAACCAATCCATTGGATTGTACACCAATTCCTGGTCAGGGAGATACTAAAAATATTACAAAGCTTGCAGATGGAAGATACCGAGTAGATAATATGCCTTTGGGTTGTAATTGGATATATTATGTAATTACAGATGGTTGTGGTAATTCTACAGTGTGTCAGTTTGATATCGTAGTAACAGATCATACACCACCGGTTGCAGTTTGTCAGCAAAAAACTGTAATTTCTTTAGGTTCAAATGGAAAAGCAATAGTTCCAGCTTCAGTGTTTGATGATCGCAGTCATGATAATTGTGGACCAGTTCATTTTGAAGTTAGAAGAATGGATCCTGGACCTTGTGGAACAAATACTTTTAAAACCGAACAAGAATTTTGTTGTGCAGATGTATCTGCTACGGTTCCAGTAGTTGTTGTTTTGCGAGTTATTGATGCATCAGGAAATAGCAGCGAATGTATGATTGATGCATTTATTCAGGATAAATTACCTCCTAAAATCACTTGCCCAAAAAATGTAGCAGTAATTTGCGGAACAGATTTGAGTAATTTGAATGCATTTGGTGTGCCAACCGCCACAGATAATTGCACAGTACGATTAGAAACCAGAGTATCCAATAATTTATCAAGCTGTAATGTAGGAACAATAGTCAGGGAATTCATAGCTATTGATAATGGAGGACTGAGAGATTCATGTACTCAAATTATTACAGTTTATGATAACAGCCCATTTTCAAGTAATGATATTATTTGGCCTGCGGATATTTTATTGACAGGTTGTACAGATAGTCCGGATCCAAGCATTACCGGCAAACCTGCTTATAAAAATAGAGATGCGTGCAATCAGCCAATTTCTTCGCATTCAGATCTTGCTTTTAATTATGTGGAAGGAGTTTGTTATAAAATTTTAAGGACATGGACAGTAATAGACTGGTGTACTTATAATCCGGCTGCATTGCCAAATCCTACTGGAGTATGGTATCATACCCAGGTTATTAAAATAAACAATACGGAAGCTCCGAATTTTACAAGTTCATGTGAAAACAAACAGTATTGCATTCAATCTGATTGTTCTGTGAATGTATTACTGGAGGCAACCGCATCAGATAAATGTACTCCTCAGGATGAATTGAGATGGACCTATCAATTAGATATTAATAATGATGGTGTTGGAATAATTGCTGGGACAAATAATAAATTTTATTATGATTTACGTCAAGGCGTTCATAGAATCACCTGGACAGTAGAAGATCAGTGTGGTAATAAATCGACTTGTAGTTATTTAATCACAGTAGTTGATTGTAAACAACCTACACCTTATTGTTTGCCTGGAATTGTAACGGTAATCATGCAAAATAATGGAACGGTTACCATATGGGCAAAAGATTTTAATGCAGGTTCATCAGACAACTGTACAGACAAACCAGATTTGCGCTATTCGTTTTCAAGTGATGTGAATAATATTTCACGGGTATTTACTTGTGCTGATCTGGCTAATGGAAAGGCAGACACGATTGAAGTTATGATGTTTGTTACAGATTTAGCAGGCAATCAAGATTTTTGCAGAACCAATATTATTCTTCAGGATAATCAGGATGCTTGTCCGGATGTACCCACTTTTGGAAATCTGGGTGGTGCAATCAGAGGATACAATCAAAATCCTTCGCCTGAAGTATTAGTAAATGTTCAATCTGCTGGTAGTCCAATAACTTCTGGAAACACAAATGGTTCAGGAAGCTATGTGTTCAGTAATTTGAATATGCACAAAGATTATATGTTGATTCCTGAATTTGATAAAGATCCTTTAAATGGAATTTCAACAAAAGATATAGTAAAAATTCAAAGACACATTTTAGGATTGGAGATTCTTGATTCTCCTTACAAATACATTGCTGCAGATGTTAACCGTTCAGGAAGCATTACAGCAAGAGATGTAAGTGAGTTGCGGAAATTAATATTAGGTATTGACAATAATTTCGAAAATAATAAATCCTGGAATTTTGTGGATGCAAATTGGGCAATTACCCCGGATAATTTTGCATCCTATAAAAATCACATTCAGTTGAATGATTTTAACCAGAATGCAATGAATGCTGATTTTATATCAGTTAAAACCGGTGATGTTACCGGTGAAGCCAATACCGGTTTACAAAATCAAAACCAGGTGAGCAGATCAAATCACAACCTGGTACTTGAAGTTGGTGAAGCAAATTTTGACAAAAATGAATTGATTAAAATTCCAATTCGTAGCATTAATAATGACTTTAGTTTAAATGGACTTCAGTTTGCGATACAATTAGATACAAGAGCTCTTGAATTGGTTGCGATAGAAAGTGCAGGTTTGGAAATGGACCCATCAAATTACAATGTATTAGGCGATGGTACAATCAGACTGAGTTGGAATGGTAATCAACCAAAGTTGATCTCCAACATGGAATGTTTGTTCTATTTAGTTTGTCAATCAAAGCAAGTTGGTCAAATCAATTACAATTCATTGAGAGTAATTCAGGAAGATTACTCCGCAGAAGCGTATACCCTGGATGGGGATTATGAGATAGCAATGGTTTATCGTTCAGGCAATAACAAAGTCGATGAATCATATGAGCTTTTCCAGAATATTCCGAATCCATTTTATAGTGAAACGAATATTTACTTCAGAGTTCCTGAAGAAGAGCGTGTGATGATTGGATTCTATGATATTTCAGGTAAGATGTTGAAATCTTATGAGATAGCAGCAAAAAAAGGAATCAATACGCTTAAAGTAAAAAGTGAAGAGTTCAATTCAAACGGAGTACTTTATTATAAGCTGGATGCGGATCGATTTAGTTCAACACGAAAAATGATTATTTTAAAATAA
- a CDS encoding HYR domain-containing protein — MKRSILYFNLFLGILVAQTSLAQDCQFAAFPPQGLTSSCAGKVALECPDFVLPECGCIPDPNAKPAIVKKHFELNFREFPPGGVHLDSTLTIFETVPAAGCADVTIVMTAIGDLSARPFEDLVLVDENGTIICRVGGLDCQVVESSCTMSFCEFNSQIQGGLRWKILPNSLITNGQSFPFCQESWLDIELRIPQSNIRAINDINHKCGGEVELPNGITKIKWSSINKYTCEEISTVQEINVNDRIPPVILNCPTKGITINLGPGECEAAWNAPMFMAMDDCPFPLVFGQNALSGGCNQFFQNFCGINACGDSGGYFFDIRNKSNCPIYIRGFSAAFTGGSASTAGTYEVYTRNTANTSWRAAPTGGWPTGQTCLNNMPKSAWSLIKTTGVADSVRTSAWTAGTAGLFKDTIYLSKPVAGSRNAPICNNSGNVAQVANDDKGMILNPGELRGFGILGTINSGYSMNLPGFGTCSGGNYGDSIIAINPVHNSPAGGIGVISVNLAGANFGIACSPFGFPGDVLYSRIDPATLGMVPVVQTCGQPYGPGSYFPVGCKTLCYEATDAAGNKSTCQFDVCVNAYPNTVTQLTCHDEIQISLDENCFATISADEVLSGGPYKCYDLYIVELRDWITNILIDRQPNVPGVQVGIQDIGREIKVTVRDPATGNSCWGHLTIEDKIAPILVCARDTCVTCGTTELTPAFLGTTRVTENCGSYSLTYKDVVTQGGCAVGYEERIVRTWTAIDGSGNKAVCSQTITVGLATLNDVGVPENYDDIDEPALACDEKINTTKDYTPHYLAYPYCVDGYILDSAHWFATGGFLPSPNGDLAGERLPRVLGWNCIDTGLYVGHPSPWPIYYPAHPSWRPNNPVCWGPDEVVMWAGTGYPTGSGCSNLGINFQDIIIDVAKPGCDAGPIGCYKVLRKWTVLDWCTSIVGGHNQVIKVIDRYGPQVLYPDTVNVNMEVWTCTGRWEVPKPWLLDNCSNEIHYTVEIENGTVLGDENAGYVIIGIEPGVWNGYIVAEDCCGNITKRRVAVNVVDNVPPVAVCDQKTVVSINGNQSPGENFGKVFAKDLNQGSFDNCAPHIFFKVIRMEQLRGTNNGSNANQADNGTNCASVNGDDNAVLDGNQIYFDDHVKFCCTDVGKSIMVVLRVFDRDPGTGPIAPNRMNPGGPLFNRFSDCMIEVEVQDKSVPTVVPPPNIVVSCWFWFDVDKLTDPNDATFGRVVNDLSQRHKVVTNDLVCYNYCVRNDITGYPGYVPGAPPSNPPAWNRACEYYRFLFDTAHYDRKYELVWGFDGTVLGACGTNYSISVNDNRECGQGQLTRTIVARGPNGISVTGTQIIWVVDCDPFYINRADNCDPDDDITWPGNCTGQATTIDGCGADINPDNPLLGRPVIENNADDLCALISIEYTDEIFTIEPDACFKVLRHWTVIDWCQYDPSIDPVKGRWSYLQIIKVHDTDKPVISVEIGDCEPAVKNAANNVCYGHITITVDATDNCSPLDWLSYDYKIDIFNDGIGVHSGFDYAVGPLTKKEYAAGRTPLKHHNPLADDELNPFDASGSYPIGIHKICWYVEDGCGNLAANCQLFEIKDCKAPTPYCHVGVITTVMPSSGCVTLWARDLDAGSYDNCTDPEDLRIYFDDFGSDSVTICCEDFVSSKINDELIIPVTICVEDEEGNKDCCKTTIVIQDPHNVCPDVGSFGKITGELKTLNDEGTQDADVQLIESTVMKKQMTTSSNGLYLFGDLNYGVAQEYVVKPRRTDDPLNGVSTADIVKIQRHILGIEDLNSPYKLIAADVNNSSSITAADISEIRKLILGVSNQFSKVDSWTFIPKDHFMDATNPWNAPREVIVPMPTATEKIENFIAVKMGDVNNNARGHNFTGSTSRNNSQLHFELDNIPVVAGEVYKLQFKASDFTGISGYQFTLKFDANLLSYAGVESGALAVDESNFGINRVESGILTTSWNNKTPVSIDSKTTLFTVVFHATGSAHIGNLLAITNDVTAAEAYGSNLQIKDVLLNIRTEKGLVESGVFELYQNTPNPFVKESVINYRLPEAGPAKLSIYDVTGKVIRVYELNGLKGLNSVKINRTELSASGVLYYQLDALNFTATKRMLVMD, encoded by the coding sequence ATGAAACGTTCAATTTTGTATTTCAACTTATTCCTGGGAATTCTTGTTGCCCAAACAAGCTTAGCCCAAGATTGCCAGTTTGCAGCATTTCCGCCGCAAGGACTCACCTCCAGTTGTGCCGGGAAAGTGGCATTGGAATGTCCTGATTTTGTGTTGCCTGAATGTGGATGCATTCCGGATCCAAATGCAAAACCAGCAATAGTAAAGAAACATTTTGAATTAAATTTCAGGGAATTCCCACCTGGAGGGGTTCATTTAGATTCAACGTTGACCATTTTTGAAACCGTTCCTGCAGCAGGTTGCGCTGATGTAACCATAGTTATGACTGCAATTGGCGATTTAAGTGCCAGACCATTTGAAGATTTAGTATTGGTGGATGAAAATGGAACCATCATTTGCAGGGTAGGAGGTTTGGATTGTCAGGTTGTTGAAAGCAGCTGCACCATGTCCTTTTGCGAATTCAATTCGCAAATCCAAGGGGGATTGCGTTGGAAAATATTACCTAATTCATTGATAACCAATGGACAGTCTTTCCCATTTTGTCAGGAAAGTTGGCTAGACATCGAATTGAGAATTCCTCAATCAAATATCCGGGCAATCAATGACATCAATCATAAATGTGGTGGAGAAGTTGAATTGCCAAATGGAATTACCAAAATAAAATGGTCCAGTATTAATAAATATACCTGTGAAGAAATTTCCACGGTACAAGAAATTAACGTCAATGACCGCATTCCACCTGTAATATTGAATTGTCCAACCAAAGGAATCACTATCAATTTAGGTCCTGGTGAATGTGAAGCTGCATGGAATGCTCCTATGTTTATGGCCATGGATGATTGTCCGTTTCCTCTTGTTTTTGGACAAAATGCCTTGTCAGGAGGTTGTAATCAGTTTTTCCAAAATTTCTGCGGGATTAATGCTTGCGGAGATAGTGGGGGTTACTTTTTTGACATTAGAAATAAAAGCAATTGCCCAATTTATATACGTGGATTTTCAGCTGCATTTACAGGTGGATCTGCCAGTACTGCCGGTACATACGAAGTTTATACCCGAAATACTGCTAATACTTCCTGGAGAGCTGCGCCAACCGGCGGATGGCCAACTGGTCAAACTTGTTTAAATAATATGCCTAAATCAGCCTGGTCATTAATTAAAACGACCGGTGTTGCTGATTCTGTGCGTACTTCAGCCTGGACCGCAGGTACCGCTGGGTTGTTTAAAGACACAATTTATTTATCTAAACCGGTTGCAGGAAGTCGGAATGCTCCTATTTGTAATAATTCAGGCAATGTAGCCCAAGTTGCAAATGATGATAAAGGGATGATATTAAACCCAGGTGAATTAAGAGGATTTGGAATTTTAGGTACGATCAATTCAGGTTACAGCATGAACCTACCAGGTTTTGGTACCTGCTCAGGTGGAAATTATGGTGATAGTATCATTGCTATTAATCCAGTTCACAATTCACCTGCAGGAGGTATAGGAGTTATCTCTGTAAATCTTGCTGGTGCAAATTTTGGGATCGCCTGCAGTCCATTTGGATTTCCCGGTGATGTATTGTACTCAAGAATTGATCCGGCAACTTTAGGAATGGTGCCAGTTGTTCAAACTTGTGGCCAGCCTTATGGTCCGGGATCTTATTTTCCAGTAGGATGCAAAACCTTGTGTTATGAAGCAACCGATGCAGCTGGAAATAAATCAACTTGTCAATTTGATGTGTGTGTTAATGCATACCCTAATACAGTAACTCAATTAACTTGCCATGACGAAATTCAAATCAGTTTGGATGAAAATTGTTTCGCTACTATAAGCGCAGATGAAGTACTGTCTGGCGGACCTTATAAATGCTATGATTTATATATAGTTGAATTAAGAGATTGGATTACCAATATTTTGATTGACCGTCAACCCAACGTTCCGGGAGTTCAAGTAGGTATTCAAGATATTGGAAGAGAAATAAAAGTTACCGTTAGAGATCCTGCAACAGGTAATTCTTGTTGGGGTCATTTAACAATCGAAGATAAAATTGCACCAATTTTAGTTTGTGCAAGAGATACCTGCGTTACTTGTGGAACCACAGAACTCACTCCGGCATTTTTAGGAACTACACGTGTTACTGAAAATTGTGGAAGCTATTCTTTAACATACAAAGATGTTGTTACCCAAGGTGGATGTGCTGTTGGTTATGAAGAGCGGATTGTGCGTACCTGGACCGCAATAGATGGTTCAGGAAATAAAGCTGTTTGTTCACAAACCATTACAGTAGGATTGGCAACATTAAATGACGTGGGTGTTCCGGAAAATTATGATGATATCGATGAACCTGCGTTAGCATGTGATGAGAAAATAAATACTACAAAAGATTATACACCTCATTATTTAGCATATCCTTATTGTGTAGATGGGTACATTCTGGATTCAGCACATTGGTTTGCTACAGGTGGATTTTTACCAAGTCCAAATGGGGATTTGGCTGGAGAACGTTTACCAAGAGTTCTTGGCTGGAATTGTATAGATACTGGATTGTATGTAGGACATCCAAGTCCTTGGCCAATTTATTATCCTGCACATCCAAGCTGGAGGCCTAATAATCCTGTTTGTTGGGGACCTGATGAAGTTGTTATGTGGGCTGGAACAGGATATCCAACTGGTAGTGGTTGTTCTAATTTAGGAATCAACTTCCAGGACATCATTATTGATGTTGCAAAACCAGGATGCGATGCTGGTCCTATTGGATGTTATAAAGTATTGAGGAAATGGACCGTTCTTGATTGGTGTACTTCAATCGTTGGAGGGCACAATCAAGTTATTAAAGTGATTGATAGATATGGACCACAAGTCTTGTATCCTGACACTGTCAATGTAAATATGGAAGTTTGGACATGCACCGGTAGATGGGAAGTTCCAAAGCCATGGTTGTTGGATAATTGCAGCAATGAAATTCATTACACGGTTGAAATAGAAAATGGAACTGTATTGGGTGATGAAAATGCGGGTTATGTGATAATTGGAATTGAACCAGGCGTATGGAATGGTTATATCGTTGCTGAAGATTGTTGTGGAAATATTACCAAACGCAGAGTTGCAGTCAATGTTGTAGATAATGTGCCACCTGTTGCAGTATGTGATCAAAAGACTGTGGTAAGTATCAATGGAAATCAAAGTCCGGGTGAAAATTTTGGAAAAGTATTTGCGAAAGATTTAAATCAGGGAAGTTTTGATAATTGCGCACCACATATCTTCTTTAAAGTAATACGCATGGAGCAATTGCGTGGAACGAATAATGGTAGCAATGCAAACCAAGCAGATAATGGAACGAATTGCGCATCTGTAAATGGAGACGATAATGCAGTATTAGATGGAAATCAAATTTATTTTGATGATCATGTTAAATTCTGTTGTACCGATGTTGGTAAATCAATCATGGTTGTTCTAAGGGTGTTTGATCGCGATCCTGGTACAGGACCTATTGCTCCTAACAGAATGAACCCAGGTGGGCCATTGTTCAATCGCTTCAGCGATTGCATGATAGAAGTGGAAGTACAAGATAAAAGCGTTCCAACTGTGGTTCCTCCACCAAATATCGTAGTAAGTTGCTGGTTCTGGTTTGATGTTGATAAATTAACAGATCCAAATGATGCTACTTTTGGTAGAGTTGTAAATGATTTAAGTCAAAGACACAAAGTGGTAACCAATGATTTGGTTTGCTATAATTATTGTGTTCGAAATGATATTACAGGATATCCAGGTTATGTGCCCGGGGCACCACCATCAAACCCACCTGCATGGAATCGTGCATGTGAATATTATCGTTTTCTATTTGATACAGCTCATTATGATAGAAAGTATGAATTGGTTTGGGGATTTGACGGAACTGTTTTAGGTGCTTGTGGTACCAATTATTCCATATCTGTAAATGACAATCGCGAATGTGGTCAAGGTCAACTTACCAGAACCATTGTTGCAAGAGGCCCTAATGGAATCAGTGTTACAGGAACTCAAATTATTTGGGTGGTCGATTGTGATCCATTTTATATCAACCGTGCCGATAATTGCGATCCGGATGATGACATTACCTGGCCGGGCAATTGCACAGGTCAAGCAACTACTATTGATGGATGCGGAGCTGATATTAATCCGGATAATCCATTATTAGGAAGACCTGTTATTGAAAACAATGCAGATGATTTATGCGCATTGATCAGTATTGAATATACAGATGAAATATTTACAATTGAACCGGATGCTTGTTTTAAAGTATTACGTCATTGGACAGTAATTGACTGGTGCCAATACGATCCAAGCATTGATCCTGTGAAAGGTCGTTGGTCTTATCTGCAAATCATTAAAGTACATGATACAGACAAACCGGTTATTTCAGTTGAAATTGGAGATTGTGAACCTGCAGTAAAAAATGCAGCAAATAATGTTTGTTATGGTCACATTACGATTACAGTAGATGCTACAGATAATTGCAGTCCGCTTGATTGGTTATCCTACGATTATAAAATTGATATTTTTAACGATGGAATAGGGGTACACTCTGGCTTTGATTATGCTGTTGGACCTTTAACTAAAAAAGAATACGCTGCCGGCCGTACGCCATTAAAACATCACAATCCATTAGCTGATGATGAATTAAATCCATTTGATGCAAGTGGTAGCTATCCAATTGGTATCCATAAGATATGTTGGTATGTAGAGGATGGTTGCGGAAACTTAGCAGCTAATTGTCAGTTGTTTGAAATTAAAGACTGCAAAGCTCCAACACCTTATTGTCATGTAGGAGTCATTACTACAGTAATGCCAAGTAGCGGCTGTGTCACTTTATGGGCAAGAGATCTGGATGCTGGTAGTTATGATAACTGTACTGATCCTGAAGATTTAAGAATTTATTTTGATGACTTTGGTTCAGACAGCGTTACGATTTGCTGTGAAGATTTTGTATCCAGTAAAATAAATGATGAATTAATTATTCCGGTTACTATATGTGTAGAAGATGAAGAAGGAAATAAAGATTGTTGCAAAACAACCATTGTTATCCAGGATCCACACAATGTTTGTCCTGATGTGGGTTCATTCGGAAAAATTACCGGAGAATTAAAAACATTGAATGATGAAGGAACTCAGGATGCAGATGTTCAACTGATTGAGTCAACTGTAATGAAAAAACAAATGACTACATCCAGTAATGGACTTTACTTATTTGGTGATTTAAATTATGGAGTTGCTCAGGAATATGTTGTAAAACCAAGAAGAACAGATGATCCGTTGAATGGTGTTTCAACAGCAGACATTGTAAAAATTCAACGCCATATTTTAGGCATTGAGGATTTGAACAGTCCATATAAATTGATTGCTGCTGATGTCAATAACAGTTCATCAATTACTGCGGCAGATATTTCTGAAATCAGAAAGTTGATTTTAGGTGTTTCAAATCAATTTAGCAAAGTTGATTCCTGGACCTTTATTCCTAAAGATCATTTTATGGATGCTACCAATCCATGGAATGCACCTCGTGAAGTAATTGTTCCAATGCCAACTGCAACTGAAAAGATTGAGAATTTTATAGCTGTTAAAATGGGTGATGTTAATAATAATGCCCGTGGACACAATTTCACTGGTTCAACCAGCCGTAACAATAGCCAACTTCATTTTGAACTTGACAATATTCCTGTTGTTGCCGGTGAAGTCTATAAACTTCAATTTAAAGCAAGTGATTTTACTGGCATCTCTGGATATCAGTTTACTTTGAAATTCGATGCAAATCTCTTGTCTTATGCAGGAGTTGAGTCAGGTGCATTGGCGGTAGATGAATCCAATTTTGGAATTAACCGTGTAGAATCTGGTATTCTAACCACCAGCTGGAATAATAAAACCCCGGTGAGTATAGATTCAAAAACCACATTGTTTACAGTCGTGTTCCATGCAACAGGTTCTGCTCATATTGGTAATTTATTAGCGATCACCAATGATGTTACTGCTGCGGAAGCTTATGGTAGCAACTTGCAGATAAAAGATGTCTTGTTGAATATCCGTACTGAAAAAGGACTTGTAGAAAGTGGCGTCTTTGAGTTATATCAAAATACACCTAATCCATTTGTTAAAGAGTCAGTGATTAATTATAGACTGCCAGAAGCGGGCCCTGCAAAATTGAGTATATATGATGTTACAGGCAAAGTGATCAGAGTTTATGAATTGAATGGGTTGAAAGGTTTAAATTCAGTTAAAATAAACCGCACTGAGCTAAGTGCCAGTGGTGTTTTATATTACCAATTGGATGCTTTAAACTTTACAGCAACAAAACGCATGTTGGTTATGGATTAA